TCCAGCGTGATGGCCAAAGCTATAGAGCAAGCCCAAAGAGAGAAAAACGTGGTCATCTACCGCTTCTCTGGTTTCACCGCCAACTCCGGAAACGAATACACGCTCCTCAAACAACTGTGCGAAGAGATAACCGGAAGGTACAACACGACGGTGAACAAGGTGGCAGGTATAGAAGAGGGAGAAAGACCACCGGTTATGGAAGGCTCAGGAGAGAGAAGAAATCTAGACCCAAACAAACTGGACGACCTTATAGAAGTCTTCAGAAGGTGTCTCGTCCTTTCCACAGAGGACAAGAGACTGATTCTCTTCATAGACGCGCTGGACCAGATAGATGGTGATCTCACGTGGCTTCCCTCTCTCCTGCCCCAGTACACCAAACTTGTGGTCTCGACCACACTGGACAAAGAGATAGAACTCCCCAACAGTCATCGCCTCGAGCGGCTTGAAAAAGGAGAAGGAGAAGAGATACTCGACAGATGGCTGGCCAGGGCAAAAAGAAGACTGCAGAGAGAACAGAGAGAAGCGATAATGAATGGACTGAAAAGTAATGGAACTCCGATATACCTCAGGCTGCTGTTCGACATGGCAAAGAACTGGCATTCATACACGGGAATCCCGAGACTTGGGGAAAAGACGGAAGAGATACTGAAAGAGTTCTGCGACAGGCTAGAGAGAGAACATACACCCGAGAGAGTGAAAACGATAATAGGTTACATGGTGTGCGGAAGATACTCGGGCCTGAAAGAAGAAGAACTGATCGATCTTCTATCCTTTGACGAAGAATACTACGAATCCTTCCTGAAGGGATCTCAGCATACAGATGAACTGAGAGAGAGAAGGAAGATACCCGTAGTCATATGGTCCAGGTTCTATCTGGACCTGGAAGACCACCTGAGTGAGAAGGAAGTCGAAGGAGTAAGGCTACTTACGTTCTTCCACAGACAGATAGACGAATACATGAAAGAGAGGTACGGAACGAACAGGAATAGAAATCATGGAATACTCGCGGACTACGGACTGAAGAGATTTGAAGATGAGGGGAAAAACTCGAGAGAGGCATTCCTTTCCAGTTCAATAATGCCGTACGTTGGATTTCACCTGTACGAAGCGGAGAGGGAGAAGGAATTACTGCATTTGCTTCCGGAGGAGGAAGAAACGCAAGAGCAAGAAAACAAAAAGGATATCCTTCACAACTCCATTGGCTGGGTGATGGAGAACTACGAGTTCGAAGAAGAGAAGAGGCTGAAAGCGCTTCTTGAAGAGATGTCTACAATCGGCAGGAAGGTGCTTGCAGATGTTATGAGCAGTATTGGAGTAAAACAAAAGAATAGAGGGAGAAGCCTCTGGTGTTTATTCATCCACGAGAAGTCAATTCCCATTCTTGAAAGGCTAGTTCGCATGGATCCGACCAATTTGGAATTGCTAAGGGACCTCGGGATAAGTCTCAATAACGCTGGAAGAAACTGCAAAGGGCTTGTAGCTGTGAAAAAGACGCTAGGATACTATATGAGAGCTCTTGAGATACGAAAAAGACTCGTGAAGAAAATCCCTGACAGAACGGAATGGCAGAATGACCTCTCATTGAGCCTGAGTGACATTGGAAATATCTATAAAGACCTGGGTCAAAGTAAAAAGACTCTAGAATACTATATTAGGTCTCTTGAGATAAGCAAGAATCTTGCAATGAAACAGCCGGATAGAACAGAATGGCAATGGGATCTGGGAGTGAGTTTGAATAACGTCGGGAGTGTGTACGAAGAACTTGGAAAGAGTGAAAAAGCTCTAGAATGCTATTTGCGCTTCATGAAAATAATGGAAAGCCTAGTAGAAAAAGACACATCGAGAACTTGTTGGCGAAGAGATCTGGGAACGAGTGCAAACAATGTCGGAAGGATATATGAAAAATCAGGTAAGAACGATGAGTCTCTGGGGTACTACACCAGATTCATGGAGATAATGGAACAACTCATTCGGAATGACCCCGGGAGACTGGATTGGCAAAGAGATCTAGGCGTGAGTTTGAACAATATCGGCAGGATTTATGAAGACTTTGGTGAAGCTGAGAAAGCACTAGGATACTATGTCAGGTCTAATGAAATTATGGAAGCCGTTATTAAGAAAGATCCATCCAGGATGGACAGGTGGAGAGATCTAGGTGTGAGTTTGAACAACTCTGGAATGATGTACGAATTTCTAGGCGAGGGAGAGAGAGCACTTGGGTGCTACACTAGATTTATTGAGATAATGGACGATCTCATCTGGAAAGATCCTGACAGAATCGACTGGCAGTATGACCTTTCTGTAGGTCTCAGCAATGCAGGAAATATCTGCAGAAGCCAGAACGAAAACGACAAGGCTCTGGTGTATTTCACTAGATCCACTGAAATACGAGAAAACCTTGTTAAGAAGGACCCCGATAGGACTGACTGGCAGAGAGATCTGGGAATTAGTTTGAACAATGTCGGAATGATCCACGAAACCTTTGAAGAATACGATAAGGCGCTTCTTCGCTACAAGAGATTTATGGAGATTATGGAAGCTCTCGTTAAGAGAGATCCCGAAAGAACTGACTGGCAGAGAGATCTTGGAGTGAGCCTTAACAACGTCGGAAGCCTGTACGAGAACCTCGGTGAGCTTGAGAAGGCTTCAGATCATTACAAAAGGGTTCTGGATATAAGAAGAACTCTTGTTCACAAAGAACCAAGAGTTGTTGACAGACATGTAGGCCTCGCATTTGCACTCCTAGATATAGCGAGGATTACGCAAAGCGATGCTCAGAAAAGACAATTAGAAATGGAAGCACGATCAATAACCAAATCGCTTGTAGATGACGGTATGAAACATCGTGAGCTTAACGTATTGAGAAGCATCTTTTCACTATAACTACTGAGTATATTATAACTAAGAGACAGGAGGTATCCAAATGGGAAGTCTTGTCAAATGGGGAAACTGGAAGTTTATCGGAATTCTCTTTGTTATATGCTACGTCATTGGAATAATTGGCTGGAAATTGTACGACCCTTCACTCCCTGTCTCTTCGGCGTTGTATAACTCTCTTCAGCTTTTCTTCCTGGAAGCAAGCTTTCAAGATTACTCAATCCCTTGGATTCTTGAGATAGCGAGATTCTTCGCTCCGATAATAGCGGCTGCAGTCGTCTTGAAGTTGCTAATCTCTCTGATCTGGAAGACAACCAGAGACCTCAGGCTTCTGGGAATTGAAAATCATATCGTCATCTGGGGACTGAACACTGAAACAAATTATCTGCTTGAAAACCTCCTCGGAAACAGCAACAGCAGAATCGTCCTAATCACTAGCACAAATGAAATGAGCGAGTTTCCAGCCTTGAAACCTGCAAGGGGGCTAATGGTAATATTCGCTGACGAAGCAGAGAGTCTCTCAGATAAAACGAAACTTTGTCAGAAAATACATCTGGAGTCGGCGAAAAGTGTTTTTATCATGACCGGAGATGATACGAATAATATCGAAACTGTCGAGAAGATAGAGGCCTATCTTGACGGATGTGAGAAGAAAAGAGAAGCCTTAGTAAAGAGAAGAACTGAAAAGAAAAATTGTGAACTTCAAGTCTTTGCTCACATAAACGACGAACATACGATGAAATTCATGAAGCAATGCAAGGGGAATAATCCAGAAAGAAATGTGTTTATTTCCTTCTTCAACACTAAGAGAATGCTCGCCCAGCATCTAATCGACAAGTTCTCTCCGGACAGGTACAGAAGAATAGGTGAAGGCGATCCCGTACCCGCCACAATCCTTTTAGTCGGTCTGACAGATCAGGGTGAGAAGATCCTGACAGAAGCGGCTCTCTTATACCATTTTGCGAATCACGTAAAACCGAGAATCGTTGTATCGGATAGAAATGTGAAGAACAGGATGAGGTCGATCTACGAGAACTACCCGTTGCTGGGAAACGTTGCGGAGATAGTGGAAGTAGAGTTTCTTGAACTTATCAGGGGCGAAGTCGACTGGGAAATCTTCTCAACAGTTTCCTCATGCTTCATAGCGACAGAAAACGAGGGAGAGAGTTCATTCGTTGCCAGAAAGCTCAGGCAGATGTTTGAGATAAAAGCAGACAGCGATGTAAATGGCCATGATAGAGAAGTGTCAACAGTACCAGCAATAGTTGCAGTAATACCTATGCTTTCCAGGTTTTTTGATATAGTTCCAGAAACCAGGCAAAAGCTGGAAACTGTGAACATAAACATTTCAAACCCAGGAGAAGTGCTAAACACGGATAACCTGTTCTCTACTAACGAAGAAATAGAGAAGATAGCCATGTACTTTCACTGGGAATACAACAAGAGAAAAGATAAGACACTCGACAAGGTCTGGAACGAACTGGAAGATTCCGAAAAAGACTCCAACCGTTACGCTGCCAGACACTTGCCGATCAAACTGAGATTTCTGGGCGTGAGTATAGCCGACGCTTCAACTGATTGCCCGACTTTCGATCAGAATACAGTCACTGAAGATCAGAAGCAGACGATTCACATAATGGAACACAGAAGATGGATGGCATACAAAGAGCTGATCGGATTCGTTTATGGCCAAAAGTGGTTCAAAGAAGATGGAAAATCAAACAAGGAAGTCATGAACATCTTGATGATAAACAACAGCATAAAACCATGGCATGAGCTGGAACCTAATATCAAGGAGATAGACTCGATTTTCGCCAATGCCGGCGACGCTGTAGCCGAACTGAACAAGAAGATCGTAGTAGATAGCCAGAAGAGCTAATCGGAAGCATGGGATCGATAACTTGGACAACAAACCGGGATGTCGGACAATCTCAGAAAGACCTCTAGGGACATTAACAAGTTTAGGCCGTGACGATTATGAAGAATTCTAAAAAACCTCTCTAGCGTCGAACTAAACCTTCATTATCATTAAGGCACAGAAATTCCGATTTCTGCCACGTCTCCTCACGCCTGCGGGCTACTTCCTGCCCGGCGCTCGAAGCCGCAGCACAGGGTAAAAACGAAGAAAGGCTAAAGCGTAATCAGGGCACCGTCCTTGCAA
This window of the Mesotoga sp. BH458_6_3_2_1 genome carries:
- a CDS encoding tetratricopeptide repeat protein: SSVMAKAIEQAQREKNVVIYRFSGFTANSGNEYTLLKQLCEEITGRYNTTVNKVAGIEEGERPPVMEGSGERRNLDPNKLDDLIEVFRRCLVLSTEDKRLILFIDALDQIDGDLTWLPSLLPQYTKLVVSTTLDKEIELPNSHRLERLEKGEGEEILDRWLARAKRRLQREQREAIMNGLKSNGTPIYLRLLFDMAKNWHSYTGIPRLGEKTEEILKEFCDRLEREHTPERVKTIIGYMVCGRYSGLKEEELIDLLSFDEEYYESFLKGSQHTDELRERRKIPVVIWSRFYLDLEDHLSEKEVEGVRLLTFFHRQIDEYMKERYGTNRNRNHGILADYGLKRFEDEGKNSREAFLSSSIMPYVGFHLYEAEREKELLHLLPEEEETQEQENKKDILHNSIGWVMENYEFEEEKRLKALLEEMSTIGRKVLADVMSSIGVKQKNRGRSLWCLFIHEKSIPILERLVRMDPTNLELLRDLGISLNNAGRNCKGLVAVKKTLGYYMRALEIRKRLVKKIPDRTEWQNDLSLSLSDIGNIYKDLGQSKKTLEYYIRSLEISKNLAMKQPDRTEWQWDLGVSLNNVGSVYEELGKSEKALECYLRFMKIMESLVEKDTSRTCWRRDLGTSANNVGRIYEKSGKNDESLGYYTRFMEIMEQLIRNDPGRLDWQRDLGVSLNNIGRIYEDFGEAEKALGYYVRSNEIMEAVIKKDPSRMDRWRDLGVSLNNSGMMYEFLGEGERALGCYTRFIEIMDDLIWKDPDRIDWQYDLSVGLSNAGNICRSQNENDKALVYFTRSTEIRENLVKKDPDRTDWQRDLGISLNNVGMIHETFEEYDKALLRYKRFMEIMEALVKRDPERTDWQRDLGVSLNNVGSLYENLGELEKASDHYKRVLDIRRTLVHKEPRVVDRHVGLAFALLDIARITQSDAQKRQLEMEARSITKSLVDDGMKHRELNVLRSIFSL